The following proteins come from a genomic window of Ictalurus furcatus strain D&B chromosome 26, Billie_1.0, whole genome shotgun sequence:
- the LOC128602154 gene encoding interferon-induced protein 44-like, which produces MIALENSTLTGKSFTKKMNIHKLKKGRGERYPLEIVDIMGIESTDGGIKHEDIIKAFLGHISDEYIFNPGAAITDHDPKYKKNPTLRDKVHCLVCILSADSVSRMDDKVFGEMRLVRESASLLGIPQVIVMTKVDKACETVSQDLNEIYYSKKIKEKVDKCNDNMGIPLNAIYPVKNYSESITQDLVIDMLLLTALRDILNFANDYVEREMEKDE; this is translated from the exons ATGATTGCTCTGGAAAACTCCACACTTACAGGAAAAAGCTTcacaaaaaaa ATGAACATACACAAGCTGAAGAAGGGCCGAGGTGAGCGTTATCCTCTGGAGATCGTTGACATCATGGGGATTGAATCGACagatggaggaataaaacatgaagacATCATCAAGGCATTTTTGGGACACATTTCAGATGAGTACATC TTTAATCCTGGGGCAGCCATAACCGATCACGacccaaaatacaaaaagaaccCAACTTTGCGTGATAAGGTTCACTGTCTGGTGTGCATTCTGTCTGCGGACTCTGTTTCAAGAATGGACGACAAGGTCTTTGGTGAAATGAGGCTCGTTCGAGAGAGTGCTAGCCTGTTGG GAATCCCTCAAGTCATCGTCATGACCAAGGTGGATAAAGCCTGTGAGACGGTTAGCCaggatttaaatgaaatatactacAGCAAGAAGATCAAAGAGAAg GTGGATAAATGCAATGATAACATGGGCATCCCATTAAACGCCATCTACCCTGTGAAGAACTACTCTGAATCCATCACCCAAGATCTAGTAATCGACATGCTCCTCCTCACGGCATTGAGAGATATTCTAAATTTTGCCAATGACTATGTGGAACGTGAGATGGAAAAAGATGAGTAG
- the LOC128602153 gene encoding uncharacterized protein LOC128602153 isoform X2 has translation MMSFTCAPCPSAGSSSMSSLNTKGSISLSVGLWNCQSAVNKADFISAFANHSNLSVLALTETWIHAENAATPAALASNFNFSHTSRPNRRGGGTGQLGKFIDEFDTLLSTIPDDGTPLLVLGDFNIHLDKPHAADFLALLPTFDLKQFTTPAPHKAEQPPEHQAVWLQEQPLHGDCSAFRH, from the exons ATGATGTCCTTTACATGTGCTCCTTGTCCATCGGCAGGTTCAAGTAGCATGTCGTCACTGAACACAAAAG GTTCCATCTCATTGTCAGTCGGACTTTGGAACTGTCAATCTGCtgtcaacaaggcagatttcatttctgcatttgcaAACCACTCCAATCTCAGcgtgctggctctgactgagacctggatccatgcTGAGAACGCTGCCACACCCGCTGCCCTggcctccaacttcaacttctcccatacctcacgccccaacagacgagggggtggtacag gtcaactggggaagttcatcgatgaatttgacacgctactgtccaccatcccagatgatggaactcctcttctggtccttggtgatttcaacattcatctagacaagccacatgcagctgactttcttgctctccttcccacattcgacctcaagcagttcaccacaccagcaCCCCACAAAGCCG aacaacctcctgaacaccaagcagtctggcttcaagagcaaccactccacggagactgctctgctttccgtcactga
- the LOC128602153 gene encoding uncharacterized protein LOC128602153 isoform X1 translates to MMSFTCAPCPSAGSSSMSSLNTKGSISLSVGLWNCQSAVNKADFISAFANHSNLSVLALTETWIHAENAATPAALASNFNFSHTSRPNRRGGGTGLLLSKTWKFTCLSPSCSYTSFEFHAFTVTDPAKMHFLVVYRPPGQLGKFIDEFDTLLSTIPDDGTPLLVLGDFNIHLDKPHAADFLALLPTFDLKQFTTPAPHKAEQPPEHQAVWLQEQPLHGDCSAFRH, encoded by the exons ATGATGTCCTTTACATGTGCTCCTTGTCCATCGGCAGGTTCAAGTAGCATGTCGTCACTGAACACAAAAG GTTCCATCTCATTGTCAGTCGGACTTTGGAACTGTCAATCTGCtgtcaacaaggcagatttcatttctgcatttgcaAACCACTCCAATCTCAGcgtgctggctctgactgagacctggatccatgcTGAGAACGCTGCCACACCCGCTGCCCTggcctccaacttcaacttctcccatacctcacgccccaacagacgagggggtggtacaggtttgcttctctccaaaacatggaaatttacctgcctttctccctcttgctcatacacgtcctttgaatttcatgcttttacagtcactgaccctgccaaaatgcactttcttgttgtttaccgtcctccaggtcaactggggaagttcatcgatgaatttgacacgctactgtccaccatcccagatgatggaactcctcttctggtccttggtgatttcaacattcatctagacaagccacatgcagctgactttcttgctctccttcccacattcgacctcaagcagttcaccacaccagcaCCCCACAAAGCCG aacaacctcctgaacaccaagcagtctggcttcaagagcaaccactccacggagactgctctgctttccgtcactga
- the LOC128602155 gene encoding interferon-induced protein 44-like, with product MDQKLIQKMKAICEVASEYNLPQVIIMTKVDETCPLVKDDLRKVYTSKKIKEKMQECSNLLGIPLSNIFPVKNYHEEVDTNDDMDVLILKALDQIVNLANDALENQNPSENSE from the exons ATGGACCAAAAGCTTATTCAAAAGATGAAAGCGATCTGTGAGGTGGCTTCAGAGTATA ATTTGCCTCAAGTTATCATCATGACAAAAGTGGATGAAACCTGCCCTCTGGTTAAAGATGACCTAAGAAAGGTCTACACCAGCAAGAAGATCAAAGAAAAG ATGCAGGAGTGTAGTAATCTGCTGGGTATTCCACTGAGCAACATCTTCCCTGTGAAGAACTACCACGAGGAGGTGGATACGAACGATGACATGGATGTTCTGATCCTCAAGGCGCTCGATCAGATCGTGAATCTCGCCAACGATGCTCTGGAAAACCAAAACCCTAGTGAGAACTCTGagtga